Proteins from one Ricinus communis isolate WT05 ecotype wild-type chromosome 9, ASM1957865v1, whole genome shotgun sequence genomic window:
- the LOC8271602 gene encoding DEAD-box ATP-dependent RNA helicase 58, chloroplastic isoform X3 → MFSSTSHTQLLSFCFCKPSTQRHRFLLQSTSNDNLNLFKNRGLLSTLSFSHLQAVLNSSTSLITKEEEEEEQFDPKSNHFLTLRELCQNYVPEPVLHRMEEIGYVMPTDVQRQALPVLFSGQDCILHGQTGSGKTLAYLLLIYSVINAQRSAVQALIIVPTRELGMQVTKVARMLAAKPMDVTVMALLDGGMLRRHKSWLKAEPPKIVVATIASLCQMLEKHIFKLDSMQVLVIDEVDFMFNSSKQVSSLRKLLTSYSSCNSRQTVFASASIPQHRRFLYDCIQQKWTKICSKNQRHQILLSLLQCDAPKSGIVFVGEQEVKQGGGYLLVATDIAARGVDLPETTHIYNFELPRTAVDYLHRAGRTGRKPFSDEKCYATNIITPEERFVLQRYENELMFNCEELIL, encoded by the exons ATGTTTTCTTCTACTTCGCATACGCAGCTTCTCTCCTTCTGCTTCTGTAAACCAAGTACACAACGACACCGTTTCTTGCTCCAATCAACTAGCAATGATAATCTTAATCTCTTCAAAAACAGAGGTTTACTCTCTACACTCAGTTTCAGCCATTTACAGGCTGTTCTAAACTCTTCTACTTCTCTAATaaccaaagaagaagaagaagaagaacaattCGACCCTAAATCGAACCATTTCTTAACACTCCGAGAGCTTTGCCAAAATTACGTCCCGGAGCCAGTTTTGCACAG GATGGAAGAAATTGGGTATGTGATGCCAACAGATGTACAGAGACAAGCTTTGCCTGTTCTTTTTAGTGGGCAGGACTGTATACTTCATGGCCAG ACAGGTTCTGGGAAGACACTTGCGTACCTTTTGTTGATATATTCTGTCATTAATGCTCAAAGGTCTGCTGTGCAAGCACTTATTATTGTGCCTACCCGAGAATTAGGAATGCAA GTTACTAAAGTTGCTAGGATGTTGGCTGCAAAGCCAATGGATGTTACTGTAATGGCACTTCTTGATGGTGGGATGTTGAGAAGACATAAGAGTTGGTTAAAG GCGGAGCCTCCTAAAATTGTGGTGGCAACAATAGCAAGTTTGTGCCAAATGCTTGAGAAACATATATTCAAACTTGATTCAATGCAGGTGCTGGTTATTGACGAG GTGGATTTCATGTTCAACTCTTCAAAACAAGTCAGTTCTCTCCGGAAACTTTTAACATCATATTCATCATGCAATAGCCGTCAGACTGTTTTTGCTAGTGCATCCATCCCTCAGCATAGACGATTTTTGTATGATTGCATACAGCAGAAATGGACCAAG ATATGCAGTAAAAACCAGAGGCATCAAATATTGCTCTCCTTGTTGCAGTGTGATGCACCCAAGTCTGGCATTGTTTTTGTTGGCGAGCAG GAAGTAAAGCAGGGAGGAGGCTATCTTCTTGTAGCAACTGATATAGCTGCAAGAGGGGTTGACCTTCCAGAAACAACTCATATATACAACTTTGAGCTGCCGAGAACTGCCGTAGATTATCTTCATCGCGCTGGAAGAACAGGCAGGAAACCTTTTTCAGATGAAAAATGCTATGCCACCAATATTATTACACCAGAGGAGCGGTTTGTTCTGCAAAGATATGAAAATGAACTAATGTTCAATTGTGAAGAGCTTATTTTATAG
- the LOC8271602 gene encoding DEAD-box ATP-dependent RNA helicase 58, chloroplastic isoform X6 encodes MQVTKVARMLAAKPMDVTVMALLDGGMLRRHKSWLKAEPPKIVVATIASLCQMLEKHIFKLDSMQVLVIDEVDFMFNSSKQVSSLRKLLTSYSSCNSRQTVFASASIPQHRRFLYDCIQQKWTKSDAVHVHINPVQPMPSCLQHRFVICSKNQRHQILLSLLQCDAPKSGIVFVGEQSEKSKKAGHAPPTTLLVDFLETSYSDCSDILLLEEDMNFNLRAASLSEVKQGGGYLLVATDIAARGVDLPETTHIYNFELPRTAVDYLHRAGRTGRKPFSDEKCYATNIITPEERFVLQRYENELMFNCEELIL; translated from the exons ATGCAA GTTACTAAAGTTGCTAGGATGTTGGCTGCAAAGCCAATGGATGTTACTGTAATGGCACTTCTTGATGGTGGGATGTTGAGAAGACATAAGAGTTGGTTAAAG GCGGAGCCTCCTAAAATTGTGGTGGCAACAATAGCAAGTTTGTGCCAAATGCTTGAGAAACATATATTCAAACTTGATTCAATGCAGGTGCTGGTTATTGACGAG GTGGATTTCATGTTCAACTCTTCAAAACAAGTCAGTTCTCTCCGGAAACTTTTAACATCATATTCATCATGCAATAGCCGTCAGACTGTTTTTGCTAGTGCATCCATCCCTCAGCATAGACGATTTTTGTATGATTGCATACAGCAGAAATGGACCAAG AGTGATGCAGTTCATGTTCATATTAATCCTGTTCAGCCTATGCCGTCGTGCCTGCAGCATAGATTTGTA ATATGCAGTAAAAACCAGAGGCATCAAATATTGCTCTCCTTGTTGCAGTGTGATGCACCCAAGTCTGGCATTGTTTTTGTTGGCGAGCAG TCTGAGAAATCAAAAAAGGCCGGACATGCTCCACCAACAACTCTCTTGGTTGATTTCTTAGAAACTTCGTATAGTGATTGTTCAGATATCCTTCTTCTGGAGGAAGACATGAATTTCAATTTACGAGCAGCTTCATTATCA GAAGTAAAGCAGGGAGGAGGCTATCTTCTTGTAGCAACTGATATAGCTGCAAGAGGGGTTGACCTTCCAGAAACAACTCATATATACAACTTTGAGCTGCCGAGAACTGCCGTAGATTATCTTCATCGCGCTGGAAGAACAGGCAGGAAACCTTTTTCAGATGAAAAATGCTATGCCACCAATATTATTACACCAGAGGAGCGGTTTGTTCTGCAAAGATATGAAAATGAACTAATGTTCAATTGTGAAGAGCTTATTTTATAG
- the LOC8271602 gene encoding DEAD-box ATP-dependent RNA helicase 58, chloroplastic isoform X5, translated as MFSSTSHTQLLSFCFCKPSTQRHRFLLQSTSNDNLNLFKNRGLLSTLSFSHLQAVLNSSTSLITKEEEEEEQFDPKSNHFLTLRELCQNYVPEPVLHRMEEIGYVMPTDVQRQALPVLFSGQDCILHGQTGSGKTLAYLLLIYSVINAQRSAVQALIIVPTRELGMQVTKVARMLAAKPMDVTVMALLDGGMLRRHKSWLKAEPPKIVVATIASLCQMLEKHIFKLDSMQVLVIDEVDFMFNSSKQVSSLRKLLTSYSSCNSRQTVFASASIPQHRRFLYDCIQQKWTKSDAVHVHINPVQPMPSCLQHRFVICSKNQRHQILLSLLQCDAPKSGIVFVGEQSEKSKKAGHAPPTTLLVDFLETSYSDCSDILLLEEDMNFNLRAASLSEVKQGGGYLLVATDIAARGVDLPETTHIYNFELPRTAVDYLHRAGRTGRKPFSDEKCYATNIITPEERFVLQRYENELMFNCEELIL; from the exons ATGTTTTCTTCTACTTCGCATACGCAGCTTCTCTCCTTCTGCTTCTGTAAACCAAGTACACAACGACACCGTTTCTTGCTCCAATCAACTAGCAATGATAATCTTAATCTCTTCAAAAACAGAGGTTTACTCTCTACACTCAGTTTCAGCCATTTACAGGCTGTTCTAAACTCTTCTACTTCTCTAATaaccaaagaagaagaagaagaagaacaattCGACCCTAAATCGAACCATTTCTTAACACTCCGAGAGCTTTGCCAAAATTACGTCCCGGAGCCAGTTTTGCACAG GATGGAAGAAATTGGGTATGTGATGCCAACAGATGTACAGAGACAAGCTTTGCCTGTTCTTTTTAGTGGGCAGGACTGTATACTTCATGGCCAG ACAGGTTCTGGGAAGACACTTGCGTACCTTTTGTTGATATATTCTGTCATTAATGCTCAAAGGTCTGCTGTGCAAGCACTTATTATTGTGCCTACCCGAGAATTAGGAATGCAA GTTACTAAAGTTGCTAGGATGTTGGCTGCAAAGCCAATGGATGTTACTGTAATGGCACTTCTTGATGGTGGGATGTTGAGAAGACATAAGAGTTGGTTAAAG GCGGAGCCTCCTAAAATTGTGGTGGCAACAATAGCAAGTTTGTGCCAAATGCTTGAGAAACATATATTCAAACTTGATTCAATGCAGGTGCTGGTTATTGACGAG GTGGATTTCATGTTCAACTCTTCAAAACAAGTCAGTTCTCTCCGGAAACTTTTAACATCATATTCATCATGCAATAGCCGTCAGACTGTTTTTGCTAGTGCATCCATCCCTCAGCATAGACGATTTTTGTATGATTGCATACAGCAGAAATGGACCAAG AGTGATGCAGTTCATGTTCATATTAATCCTGTTCAGCCTATGCCGTCGTGCCTGCAGCATAGATTTGTA ATATGCAGTAAAAACCAGAGGCATCAAATATTGCTCTCCTTGTTGCAGTGTGATGCACCCAAGTCTGGCATTGTTTTTGTTGGCGAGCAG TCTGAGAAATCAAAAAAGGCCGGACATGCTCCACCAACAACTCTCTTGGTTGATTTCTTAGAAACTTCGTATAGTGATTGTTCAGATATCCTTCTTCTGGAGGAAGACATGAATTTCAATTTACGAGCAGCTTCATTATCA GAAGTAAAGCAGGGAGGAGGCTATCTTCTTGTAGCAACTGATATAGCTGCAAGAGGGGTTGACCTTCCAGAAACAACTCATATATACAACTTTGAGCTGCCGAGAACTGCCGTAGATTATCTTCATCGCGCTGGAAGAACAGGCAGGAAACCTTTTTCAGATGAAAAATGCTATGCCACCAATATTATTACACCAGAGGAGCGGTTTGTTCTGCAAAGATATGAAAATGAACTAATGTTCAATTGTGAAGAGCTTATTTTATAG
- the LOC8271603 gene encoding glucose-1-phosphate adenylyltransferase large subunit 3, chloroplastic/amyloplastic: MAVSADCRFSLSVAGGQLHGGAAGLAGGRNIRLVKFGNGELMGSKLKLTQLHQRASTTSSSNSSSGKVVKQHVSMSLTTNIAADYKLRDLEMEKRDPRTVVAIILGGGAGTRLFPLTKRRAKPAVPIGGAYRLIDVPMSNCINSGINKVYILTQFNSASLNRHLARAYNFGNGINFGDGFVEVLAATQTPGEAGKRWFQGTADAVRQFHWLFEDARSKDIDDVLVLSGDHLYRMDYMDFVQNHRQSGADITISCLPMDDSRASDFGLMNIDNKGRVLSFSEKPKGADLKAMAVDTTVLGLSKEEAEKKPYIASMGVYVFKKEILLNLLRWRFPTANDFGSEIIPASAKEFFIKAYLFNDYWEDIGTIQSFFAANLALTEHPPRFSFYDAAKPMYTSRRNLPPSKIENCKIVDSIISHGSFLTNSFIEHSVVGIRSRINSNVHLKDTVMLGADFYETDDEVAALLAEGRVPIGIGENTKIRECIIDKNARIGKNVVIANSEGIQEADRSSEGFYIRSGVTIILKNSVIQDGFVI; the protein is encoded by the exons ATGGCAGTATCGGCAGATTGCCGGTTCTCCCTTTCAGTCGCCGGCGGTCAGCTTCATGGTGGTGCTGCAGGATTGGCCGGAGGAAGGAACATAAGACTCGTCAAGTTTGGTAATGGAGAGTTAATGGGAAGTAAGCTCAAGCTAACTCAGCTTCATCAGAGAGCTAGTACTACTAGCAGCAGTAACAGCAGCAGTGGCAAGGTTGTTAAGCAACATGTATCCATGTCTCTCACTACTAATATAGCAGCAGATTACAAG TTAAGAGACCTAGAAATGGAAAAAAGGGACCCAAGAACAGTCGTGGCAATTATTCTAGGAGGAGGAGCTGGTACTCGTCTTTTCCCTCTCACTAAGCGTCGTGCCAAACCTGCT GTTCCAATTGGAGGTGCATACAGGCTGATTGATGTTCCAATGAGCAACTGCATTAACAGTGGAATCAACAAGGTCTACATTCTCACCCAATTTAACTCAGCATCACTCAACAGGCATCTTGCTCGAGCTTATAACTTTGGAAATGGAATCAATTTTGGAGATGGCTTCGTTGAG GTTCTGGCAGCCACTCAAACCCCTGGAGAAGCAGGTAAGAGGTGGTTCCAGGGCACTGCTGATGCTGTGAGACAGTTCCATTGGCTTTTCGAG GATGCAAGAAGTAAGGATATTGACGATGTCCTGGTTCTCTCTGGAGATCACTTGTATCGTATGGACTACATGGATTTTGTGCAG AATCATCGGCAGAGTGGTGCAGATATCACCATCTCTTGTTTGCCAATGGATGACAG CCGTGCCTCAGATTTTGGTCTCATGAACATAGATAATAAAGGAAGAGTTCTTTCATTCAGTGAAAAGCCTAAAGGGGCTGACCTGAAGGCAATG GCAGTTGACACAACAGTTTTGGGACTATCAAAGGAAGAGGCTGAAAAGAAACCGTACATTGCTTCAATGGGAGTATATGTCTTCAAGAAGGAGATACTGTTGAATCTTTTGAG ATGGCGTTTTCCAACTGCAAATGACTTTGGATCAGAGATAATCCCAGCCTCAGCAAAAGAATTTTTCATCAAG GCTTATCTCTTCAATGATTATTGGGAAGACATAGGAACTATCCAATCCTTCTTTGCGGCAAACCTTGCCCTCACGGAGCAT CCACCGCGATTTAGTTTCTATGACGCAGCAAAGCCAATGTATACATCAAGAAGAAATTTACCTCcatcaaaaattgaaaattgcaAG ATCGTTGATTCAATCATCTCTCATGGAAGTTTTCTAACCAACTCCTTTATAGAGCACAGTGTTGTTGGTATCAGATCTCGAATAAACTCTAATGTCCATTTAAAG GATACAGTGATGCTTGGTGCTGACTTCTACGAAACTGATGATGAAGTAGCAGCACTGCTAGCTGAAGGAAGAGTACCTATTGGAATAGGTGAAAATACAAAAATCAG GGAGTGTATCATCGACAAGAATGCCAGAATAGGGAAAAATGTAGTTATTGCTAACTCAGAG GGCATACAAGAGGCTGATAGATCTTCAGAAGGCTTCTACATTAGATCTGGTGTtaccatcatattaaaaaactctGTTATTCAAGATGGATTTGTAATATAG
- the LOC8271601 gene encoding E3 ubiquitin-protein ligase RHF1A, with amino-acid sequence MSATFSSSSSSPSSLLLSDPPFFSASASAVVVADADGAGGSSGAILVDSFEDCCSICLEPFTSQNPSTVTSCKHEYHLQCILEWSQRSKECPICWQLLVLQEPACQELLAAVETERRLRSRNTPSAAFSNPTRFHEDIDVEQDSYSDDSDFDERIMQHLAAVASRARYICRRERQRSSGQGPSRALIFPSPTNEPSAQQTHTSAVEGQDVYYGSSRGNSATSLLESQSLPSVDTAVSKDVSSKPRVFLRPPSTVAPQTSSEGLSFSESMKSKWVAASSRYKESISKSTQGIKEKLLARNNSVKELSRGVQREMSAGIAGVARMFERLDLTPKRTGASSPVSGCREGTSELSLKGKGMQENTILQALNKKSEEVPCAASMDVPLHVSYNVQGRVEVHHEQRDH; translated from the exons ATGTCGGCCACcttctcctcttcttcttcttctccctCTTCTTTATTGTTATCTGATCCTCCGTTCTTTTCGGCTTCAGCTTCTGCCGTTGTTGTTGCTGATGCTGATGGTGCTGGTGGTTCTTCAGGAGCCATTCTCGTCGACTCTTTTGAGGACTGTTGCAGTATATGCCTCGAGCCTTTCACTTCTCAAAATCCTTCTACT GTCACCAGCTGCAAACATGAATACCATCTTCAATGTATTTTAGAATG GTCACAGAGAAGCAAAGAGTGCCCAATCTGTTGGCAGCTACTTGTCTTACAGGAACCCGCTTG CCAAGAACTTTTAGCTGCTGTTGAGACTGAGAGGCGTTTAAGGTCAAGGAACACACCTTCTGCTGCATTCTCAAACCCGACTCGTTTTCATGAGGATATTGATGTAGAACAG GATTCCTACTCGGATGATTCTGATTTTGATGAGCGTATTATGCAACATCTAGCTGCTGTTGCTAGCAGGGCCCGTTATATTTGCAGAAGGGAGAGGCAGAGATCTTCTGGACAGGGTCCCTCTCGGGCTCTCATCTTTCCTTCTCCTACCAATGAACCTAGTGCTCAGCAAACACACACCTCTGCAGTAGAAGGCCAAGATGTATATTATGGGTCATCACGGGGAAATTCAGCAACTTCTCTTTTGGAATCACAATCTCTGCCATCTGTGGACACTGCTGTCAGCAAAGATGTTTCTTCTAAACCCAG AGTTTTTCTTAGACCGCCATCAACTGTTGCTCCCCAAACATCATCTGAAGGGTTATCTTTCTCGGAGTCTATGAAATCTAAATGGGTTGCTGCTTCATCTAG ATACAAGGAATCCATCTCTAAAAGTACGCAAGGTATAAAGGAGAAACTGCTTGCACGCAATAATTCAGTTAAGGAGCTCAGCAGAGGAGTGCAACGGGAAATGAGTGCAGGAATTGCTGGTGTTGCGCGAATGTTTGAGCGGCTTGATCTTACCCCAAAACGAACAGGAGCCTCCAGTCCTGTTTCTGGTTGTAGGGAAGGAACTTCAGAGCTCTCCTTGAAGGGAAAAGGCATGCAAGAGAATACCATTCTACAGGCACTCAACAAGAAAAGTGAGGAAGTCCCTTGTGCTGCAAGTATGGATGTGCCTTTGCATGTCTCCTACAATGTCCAAGGCCGAGTGGAAGTTCACCATGAACAG AGAGATCATTGA
- the LOC8271602 gene encoding DEAD-box ATP-dependent RNA helicase 58, chloroplastic isoform X4, whose product MFSSTSHTQLLSFCFCKPSTQRHRFLLQSTSNDNLNLFKNRGLLSTLSFSHLQAVLNSSTSLITKEEEEEEQFDPKSNHFLTLRELCQNYVPEPVLHRMEEIGYVMPTDVQRQALPVLFSGQDCILHGQTGSGKTLAYLLLIYSVINAQRSAVQALIIVPTRELGMQVTKVARMLAAKPMDVTVMALLDGGMLRRHKSWLKAEPPKIVVATIASLCQMLEKHIFKLDSMQVLVIDEVDFMFNSSKQVSSLRKLLTSYSSCNSRQTVFASASIPQHRRFLYDCIQQKWTKSDAVHVHINPVQPMPSCLQHRFVICSKNQRHQILLSLLQCDAPKSGIVFVGEQSEKSKKAGHAPPTTLLVDFLETSYSDCSDILLLEEDMNFNLRAASLSSSAYRK is encoded by the exons ATGTTTTCTTCTACTTCGCATACGCAGCTTCTCTCCTTCTGCTTCTGTAAACCAAGTACACAACGACACCGTTTCTTGCTCCAATCAACTAGCAATGATAATCTTAATCTCTTCAAAAACAGAGGTTTACTCTCTACACTCAGTTTCAGCCATTTACAGGCTGTTCTAAACTCTTCTACTTCTCTAATaaccaaagaagaagaagaagaagaacaattCGACCCTAAATCGAACCATTTCTTAACACTCCGAGAGCTTTGCCAAAATTACGTCCCGGAGCCAGTTTTGCACAG GATGGAAGAAATTGGGTATGTGATGCCAACAGATGTACAGAGACAAGCTTTGCCTGTTCTTTTTAGTGGGCAGGACTGTATACTTCATGGCCAG ACAGGTTCTGGGAAGACACTTGCGTACCTTTTGTTGATATATTCTGTCATTAATGCTCAAAGGTCTGCTGTGCAAGCACTTATTATTGTGCCTACCCGAGAATTAGGAATGCAA GTTACTAAAGTTGCTAGGATGTTGGCTGCAAAGCCAATGGATGTTACTGTAATGGCACTTCTTGATGGTGGGATGTTGAGAAGACATAAGAGTTGGTTAAAG GCGGAGCCTCCTAAAATTGTGGTGGCAACAATAGCAAGTTTGTGCCAAATGCTTGAGAAACATATATTCAAACTTGATTCAATGCAGGTGCTGGTTATTGACGAG GTGGATTTCATGTTCAACTCTTCAAAACAAGTCAGTTCTCTCCGGAAACTTTTAACATCATATTCATCATGCAATAGCCGTCAGACTGTTTTTGCTAGTGCATCCATCCCTCAGCATAGACGATTTTTGTATGATTGCATACAGCAGAAATGGACCAAG AGTGATGCAGTTCATGTTCATATTAATCCTGTTCAGCCTATGCCGTCGTGCCTGCAGCATAGATTTGTA ATATGCAGTAAAAACCAGAGGCATCAAATATTGCTCTCCTTGTTGCAGTGTGATGCACCCAAGTCTGGCATTGTTTTTGTTGGCGAGCAG TCTGAGAAATCAAAAAAGGCCGGACATGCTCCACCAACAACTCTCTTGGTTGATTTCTTAGAAACTTCGTATAGTGATTGTTCAGATATCCTTCTTCTGGAGGAAGACATGAATTTCAATTTACGAGCAGCTTCATTATCA agTTCTGCGTACAGGAAGTAA
- the LOC8271602 gene encoding DEAD-box ATP-dependent RNA helicase 58, chloroplastic isoform X1, with protein MFSSTSHTQLLSFCFCKPSTQRHRFLLQSTSNDNLNLFKNRGLLSTLSFSHLQAVLNSSTSLITKEEEEEEQFDPKSNHFLTLRELCQNYVPEPVLHRMEEIGYVMPTDVQRQALPVLFSGQDCILHGQTGSGKTLAYLLLIYSVINAQRSAVQALIIVPTRELGMQVTKVARMLAAKPMDVTVMALLDGGMLRRHKSWLKAEPPKIVVATIASLCQMLEKHIFKLDSMQVLVIDEVDFMFNSSKQVSSLRKLLTSYSSCNSRQTVFASASIPQHRRFLYDCIQQKWTKICSKNQRHQILLSLLQCDAPKSGIVFVGEQSEKSKKAGHAPPTTLLVDFLETSYSDCSDILLLEEDMNFNLRAASLSEVKQGGGYLLVATDIAARGVDLPETTHIYNFELPRTAVDYLHRAGRTGRKPFSDEKCYATNIITPEERFVLQRYENELMFNCEELIL; from the exons ATGTTTTCTTCTACTTCGCATACGCAGCTTCTCTCCTTCTGCTTCTGTAAACCAAGTACACAACGACACCGTTTCTTGCTCCAATCAACTAGCAATGATAATCTTAATCTCTTCAAAAACAGAGGTTTACTCTCTACACTCAGTTTCAGCCATTTACAGGCTGTTCTAAACTCTTCTACTTCTCTAATaaccaaagaagaagaagaagaagaacaattCGACCCTAAATCGAACCATTTCTTAACACTCCGAGAGCTTTGCCAAAATTACGTCCCGGAGCCAGTTTTGCACAG GATGGAAGAAATTGGGTATGTGATGCCAACAGATGTACAGAGACAAGCTTTGCCTGTTCTTTTTAGTGGGCAGGACTGTATACTTCATGGCCAG ACAGGTTCTGGGAAGACACTTGCGTACCTTTTGTTGATATATTCTGTCATTAATGCTCAAAGGTCTGCTGTGCAAGCACTTATTATTGTGCCTACCCGAGAATTAGGAATGCAA GTTACTAAAGTTGCTAGGATGTTGGCTGCAAAGCCAATGGATGTTACTGTAATGGCACTTCTTGATGGTGGGATGTTGAGAAGACATAAGAGTTGGTTAAAG GCGGAGCCTCCTAAAATTGTGGTGGCAACAATAGCAAGTTTGTGCCAAATGCTTGAGAAACATATATTCAAACTTGATTCAATGCAGGTGCTGGTTATTGACGAG GTGGATTTCATGTTCAACTCTTCAAAACAAGTCAGTTCTCTCCGGAAACTTTTAACATCATATTCATCATGCAATAGCCGTCAGACTGTTTTTGCTAGTGCATCCATCCCTCAGCATAGACGATTTTTGTATGATTGCATACAGCAGAAATGGACCAAG ATATGCAGTAAAAACCAGAGGCATCAAATATTGCTCTCCTTGTTGCAGTGTGATGCACCCAAGTCTGGCATTGTTTTTGTTGGCGAGCAG TCTGAGAAATCAAAAAAGGCCGGACATGCTCCACCAACAACTCTCTTGGTTGATTTCTTAGAAACTTCGTATAGTGATTGTTCAGATATCCTTCTTCTGGAGGAAGACATGAATTTCAATTTACGAGCAGCTTCATTATCA GAAGTAAAGCAGGGAGGAGGCTATCTTCTTGTAGCAACTGATATAGCTGCAAGAGGGGTTGACCTTCCAGAAACAACTCATATATACAACTTTGAGCTGCCGAGAACTGCCGTAGATTATCTTCATCGCGCTGGAAGAACAGGCAGGAAACCTTTTTCAGATGAAAAATGCTATGCCACCAATATTATTACACCAGAGGAGCGGTTTGTTCTGCAAAGATATGAAAATGAACTAATGTTCAATTGTGAAGAGCTTATTTTATAG
- the LOC8271602 gene encoding DEAD-box ATP-dependent RNA helicase 58, chloroplastic isoform X2, with translation MFSSTSHTQLLSFCFCKPSTQRHRFLLQSTSNDNLNLFKNRGLLSTLSFSHLQAVLNSSTSLITKEEEEEEQFDPKSNHFLTLRELCQNYVPEPVLHRMEEIGYVMPTDVQRQALPVLFSGQDCILHGQTGSGKTLAYLLLIYSVINAQRSAVQALIIVPTRELGMQVTKVARMLAAKPMDVTVMALLDGGMLRRHKSWLKAEPPKIVVATIASLCQMLEKHIFKLDSMQVLVIDEVDFMFNSSKQVSSLRKLLTSYSSCNSRQTVFASASIPQHRRFLYDCIQQKWTKSDAVHVHINPVQPMPSCLQHRFVICSKNQRHQILLSLLQCDAPKSGIVFVGEQEVKQGGGYLLVATDIAARGVDLPETTHIYNFELPRTAVDYLHRAGRTGRKPFSDEKCYATNIITPEERFVLQRYENELMFNCEELIL, from the exons ATGTTTTCTTCTACTTCGCATACGCAGCTTCTCTCCTTCTGCTTCTGTAAACCAAGTACACAACGACACCGTTTCTTGCTCCAATCAACTAGCAATGATAATCTTAATCTCTTCAAAAACAGAGGTTTACTCTCTACACTCAGTTTCAGCCATTTACAGGCTGTTCTAAACTCTTCTACTTCTCTAATaaccaaagaagaagaagaagaagaacaattCGACCCTAAATCGAACCATTTCTTAACACTCCGAGAGCTTTGCCAAAATTACGTCCCGGAGCCAGTTTTGCACAG GATGGAAGAAATTGGGTATGTGATGCCAACAGATGTACAGAGACAAGCTTTGCCTGTTCTTTTTAGTGGGCAGGACTGTATACTTCATGGCCAG ACAGGTTCTGGGAAGACACTTGCGTACCTTTTGTTGATATATTCTGTCATTAATGCTCAAAGGTCTGCTGTGCAAGCACTTATTATTGTGCCTACCCGAGAATTAGGAATGCAA GTTACTAAAGTTGCTAGGATGTTGGCTGCAAAGCCAATGGATGTTACTGTAATGGCACTTCTTGATGGTGGGATGTTGAGAAGACATAAGAGTTGGTTAAAG GCGGAGCCTCCTAAAATTGTGGTGGCAACAATAGCAAGTTTGTGCCAAATGCTTGAGAAACATATATTCAAACTTGATTCAATGCAGGTGCTGGTTATTGACGAG GTGGATTTCATGTTCAACTCTTCAAAACAAGTCAGTTCTCTCCGGAAACTTTTAACATCATATTCATCATGCAATAGCCGTCAGACTGTTTTTGCTAGTGCATCCATCCCTCAGCATAGACGATTTTTGTATGATTGCATACAGCAGAAATGGACCAAG AGTGATGCAGTTCATGTTCATATTAATCCTGTTCAGCCTATGCCGTCGTGCCTGCAGCATAGATTTGTA ATATGCAGTAAAAACCAGAGGCATCAAATATTGCTCTCCTTGTTGCAGTGTGATGCACCCAAGTCTGGCATTGTTTTTGTTGGCGAGCAG GAAGTAAAGCAGGGAGGAGGCTATCTTCTTGTAGCAACTGATATAGCTGCAAGAGGGGTTGACCTTCCAGAAACAACTCATATATACAACTTTGAGCTGCCGAGAACTGCCGTAGATTATCTTCATCGCGCTGGAAGAACAGGCAGGAAACCTTTTTCAGATGAAAAATGCTATGCCACCAATATTATTACACCAGAGGAGCGGTTTGTTCTGCAAAGATATGAAAATGAACTAATGTTCAATTGTGAAGAGCTTATTTTATAG